A segment of the Selenomonadales bacterium genome:
TACTTACCCTGGCGCATGTCGGCTTACAGCTCGGCATCTTAGAGGGCTACCTAACGCCGGTAGCTTCTTCGGCGGCGTCTATGTTGCTCAGGGAAGTAAGCACGCCGCTGATTTCACTTTTCTACGTGACATGCATTATCGGCATCTGGCACAGTGGAGCGTTGTCGGGCGTATTCTCAGGTTTGGCCACGCTTGGCCGCATGGCGCTCACCAATTACCTCGTGCAGTGTGTCGTCCTCGCTTGGTTATTCTACGGGCATGGGCTTGGACTCATGGGGATGAGCATCGCCTACATGCCGGCCATAGCGCTTGCCATATACGTAGCGCAAATCGCGTTGAGCCGCTTTTGGCTTGAGCGCTACAATCAAGGCCCAGCCGAGTGGGTGTGGCGGCGTCTAACCTATGGTACGTCCACTAGCAGCTCTATTTGAGGAGGAAAAGTATGAAAACGAAGCTAAAACTCGACGACTACTATTCGCTGCTGACTCCGAGCCAACAGCAGGTATCGCCAAACGGACAGCTGGTTGCTTACGTGCTGCAGGGGTTTCGCCGGCAAGAAAACGACCGCTACCAAAACCTGTGGCTAGCGAGTACAGACGGCAGCAGCCCACCCCATCGCCTTACGCGGGGCCAAACCAAGGACAGCGCGCCGGCGTGGTCGCCTTGCGGCCGATACCTAGCGTTTATCTCTACGCGCGCACATGAACTTGAAGTCGCCCAAGCGTTAGCGGAGGGCGAAGCGAAGGATGCAGGCCAAAAGAAGGCGGGCGACGACAAACCGCGCCCGCAGATTTGGGTGTTTGACACGCGGCTAGGCGGCGAGCCTCGCCAGCTGTCGTGGCGTGAAGAAGGCGTCGGGGAGTTTGACTGGTCGCCCGACAGTCAAGCCATTGTGTTTTCCGCACGCGACCCAAACGCGGAGCAGCAGGCGTATCTTAAGAGCATTCGCGGCAAGGAAAGGGAAGGCGAGAAGGGGCCGCTAGTTATCGACCGCGTGCAGCATAAGCACGACTTAGAAGGGTATCTCGACGACGTCAAGTCGCATCTCTTTGTTGTTGATATGACATCACGGCAAGTAAGACGCCTAACCGACGGCCCCTGCAACGAAACCGAGCCGCGCTGGTCGCCCGACGGGCAATGGGTTGCCTTTGTCTCTAACCGCACAGGGGATGCCGACAACAACCGCCGCAACGACCTCTGGCTAGTTAGCCCTAGCGGAGCCGATGTGCGCCGTCTGACACATGGAGATTTCAACGCCGATTCGCCGCGTTTTTCACCGGATGGCCGCCATGTGGCCTTTGTAACCTCTTTGGTATCGGAAAACGCCTACGTGCTGCGGCACCTCGTGACTGTGGCTATAGACACAGCCGAGCATGTGTCCGAGCTAGCGACCTGCGTCGGACAGGGGTGGAGCGCGATTGGCGGCATTGTACCAGACGACGTTACCGGCGACGTTGCCGCGCACGCGCGTGTCTATCCCGTGCCAGAAAAGCGCACGCCTCACCAAGTGCTGACGCGCGAGCTAGACCGCACCGTGGTCGGGGCTCCCGTCTGGGTCAGCGACCGCGAGCTACTCGTTGCGGTCGGCGACAGAGGGCAAACACGCCTGGTGTGGGCAGGGCTTAACGCCGCACCGAGCTTAGTGTTGCCTAAGTTAGAGCGTTATGCGACCTTAGCTAGCCATATAAGTTGCGCAGGTGGGACACTGGTCTTCGCCCACAGCAGCCCCTCTGGCATGTGGGAGCTTGCGGCTTTGCCCTTACCCGCACTGACCTTAGATGCGCCTGAGACTATTGCCATTTCGCTCACCCAACACAACTCTTGGCTTAGCGAGCGCGCCACCGCCCGCTATGAGCGGATTACTTATACCAGCAGCGACAACGCGCAAATCGAGGCTCTCCTCGCCTTGCCGCCTGACTTTGACCCCTCACTGGGATCCGCGCCGTTGCTAGTCAAGATTCACGGCGGGCCTATGGCTTACGACAGCCCAGACTTTCGCTTTGACACCCAGTATTTTGCCGGGCAGGGGTACATTGTCCTTTTGGTTAACTACCGCGGCTCCACATCTTACGGCGAAGCATTTTGCGAAGTTATCCGCGGCGATTGGGGGCCACGCGAACATGCGGACGTTATGCACGGCGTGCAAACGGCTATCGACATGGGCTATGCCGACGCGAACCGCCTTTTCTGCACCGGATTTTCGCAGGGCGGCATAATGACTAACTGGGCAGTCGGGCATACCGACCGCTTCCGCGCGGCCGCCAGCGAGCACGGCATGTGGGACTACATCGCGGCGTTTGGCACCGACGACTGCCATCTCTGGTGGCAAGACGACCTAGGTGTGCCGTGGCAAAACGAGGCGCAGTACAGAAAGATTTCTCCCGCTTGCGGACTCTCAAGCATCAAAACTCCGCTACTTATTACCGCGGGTGAACTTGACTGGCGTTG
Coding sequences within it:
- a CDS encoding S9 family peptidase, producing the protein MKTKLKLDDYYSLLTPSQQQVSPNGQLVAYVLQGFRRQENDRYQNLWLASTDGSSPPHRLTRGQTKDSAPAWSPCGRYLAFISTRAHELEVAQALAEGEAKDAGQKKAGDDKPRPQIWVFDTRLGGEPRQLSWREEGVGEFDWSPDSQAIVFSARDPNAEQQAYLKSIRGKEREGEKGPLVIDRVQHKHDLEGYLDDVKSHLFVVDMTSRQVRRLTDGPCNETEPRWSPDGQWVAFVSNRTGDADNNRRNDLWLVSPSGADVRRLTHGDFNADSPRFSPDGRHVAFVTSLVSENAYVLRHLVTVAIDTAEHVSELATCVGQGWSAIGGIVPDDVTGDVAAHARVYPVPEKRTPHQVLTRELDRTVVGAPVWVSDRELLVAVGDRGQTRLVWAGLNAAPSLVLPKLERYATLASHISCAGGTLVFAHSSPSGMWELAALPLPALTLDAPETIAISLTQHNSWLSERATARYERITYTSSDNAQIEALLALPPDFDPSLGSAPLLVKIHGGPMAYDSPDFRFDTQYFAGQGYIVLLVNYRGSTSYGEAFCEVIRGDWGPREHADVMHGVQTAIDMGYADANRLFCTGFSQGGIMTNWAVGHTDRFRAAASEHGMWDYIAAFGTDDCHLWWQDDLGVPWQNEAQYRKISPACGLSSIKTPLLITAGELDWRCPLSQAEQLYVSLKKRGVPTRLVIYQGERHAITAPKRAIDRIRRLSQWFLQYGGLALHDE